The proteins below come from a single Beutenbergia cavernae DSM 12333 genomic window:
- a CDS encoding M50 family metallopeptidase, giving the protein MMFWLGVLVLVIGLLISIALHEVGHLLPAKRFGVKVSQYMVGFGKTLWSTRRGDTEYGFKAIPLGGYVRMVGMYPPARAVSEAGPGAAPTRKKFFSSVMEDARAEALSEVQPGEERRTFWALSVPKKLVVMFGGPFVNLVIAFVLLAVALMGIGLPQLTSTVGTVSQCVLPYDADRECASADPVAPATAAGLEPGDQVLSWGGTPVEDWADLQAAIRAGGAEPVDVEVSRGGEDLTVTVTPTMTDRPVVDAEGFVETDEAGNVVTAPAPFVGVAPEAALVRQPISAVPAVFGDALGQTFGIILTLPQRLVSIASSTFGGQERDPNVIGLIGVGRIAGEAAATDTDFGFAGNALLMLQILASLNLALFAFNMIPLLPLDGGHIAGALWEGARRRIARWRERPDPGPVDTVRLLPLTYVVFVVLIGMSLLLAIADIVDPISLTGG; this is encoded by the coding sequence ATGATGTTCTGGCTCGGCGTGCTCGTGCTCGTCATCGGGCTGCTGATCTCGATCGCCCTGCACGAGGTGGGCCACCTGCTGCCCGCGAAGCGGTTCGGCGTCAAGGTGAGCCAGTACATGGTCGGCTTCGGGAAGACGCTGTGGTCGACCCGGCGCGGCGACACGGAGTACGGCTTCAAGGCCATCCCGCTGGGCGGCTACGTCCGGATGGTCGGCATGTACCCGCCGGCCCGCGCCGTGAGCGAGGCCGGTCCCGGCGCCGCCCCGACCCGCAAGAAGTTCTTCTCCTCCGTCATGGAGGACGCCCGGGCCGAGGCGCTGAGCGAGGTCCAGCCGGGCGAGGAGCGCCGGACGTTCTGGGCGCTGTCGGTGCCGAAGAAGCTCGTCGTGATGTTCGGCGGGCCGTTCGTCAACCTCGTCATCGCGTTCGTCCTGCTGGCCGTCGCGCTGATGGGGATCGGGCTGCCCCAGCTCACGTCCACCGTCGGCACCGTCTCCCAGTGCGTGCTGCCGTACGACGCCGATCGCGAGTGCGCGTCAGCCGACCCGGTCGCGCCGGCCACGGCCGCGGGGCTCGAGCCGGGCGACCAGGTGCTGAGCTGGGGCGGCACGCCCGTCGAGGACTGGGCCGACCTGCAGGCGGCGATCCGGGCCGGCGGCGCCGAGCCCGTCGACGTCGAGGTGAGTCGCGGCGGCGAGGACCTCACCGTCACCGTCACGCCCACGATGACCGATCGCCCCGTCGTCGACGCCGAGGGCTTCGTCGAGACGGACGAGGCCGGGAACGTCGTGACGGCGCCCGCACCGTTCGTCGGCGTCGCTCCCGAGGCCGCCCTGGTGCGCCAGCCGATCAGCGCCGTCCCCGCGGTCTTCGGCGACGCGCTGGGTCAGACGTTCGGCATCATCCTCACGCTGCCCCAGCGCCTGGTGTCCATCGCGTCGTCGACGTTCGGCGGCCAGGAGCGGGACCCCAACGTCATCGGTCTCATCGGCGTCGGACGGATCGCCGGCGAGGCGGCGGCCACCGACACGGACTTCGGTTTCGCCGGGAACGCCCTGCTCATGCTGCAGATCCTGGCGTCGCTCAACCTCGCGCTGTTCGCGTTCAACATGATCCCGCTGCTCCCGCTCGACGGCGGCCACATCGCTGGGGCGTTGTGGGAGGGTGCCCGACGCCGCATCGCCCGGTGGCGCGAGCGGCCGGATCCCGGTCCGGTGGACACGGTGCGGCTGCTACCGCTGACGTACGTGGTGTTCGTCGTCCTCATCGGGATGAGCCTCCTGCTCGCCATCGCCGACATCGTCGACCCGATCTCGCTCACGGGTGGCTGA